In Desulfoferula mesophila, the genomic window ACCAGCCTCCCAAGAGCCAGGTTCCGGCCAGTTGGCAGGAATCGAGCGATCCCGCGCTCCAAAAAAAGCCCGCCGACCTGACCCGTTGGTGGACCGTGTTCAACGACCCCGAGCTGACTTCCCTTATTAAACGTTCCGACAGCGGCAACCTGGACCTCAAGTCCGCGATGTCCCGGGTGAAAGAAGCCAGGGCCTACCTGGGGGTGGTGCTTGGTCAAGAGCTGCCCTCCGTGGACGCCCCGGCCTCGGCCCTTCGCCAGCAGTACAGCGAAAACGACCTGAGCCAGAGCGGTCTTTTGGGCAACAACATTTCCCTGGGCCTTTCCGCCAGCTGGGAGATCGACCTCTTCGGCCGGGTAAGGCGTCAGGTAGAAGCCGCCCAGGCCGACTATCAGGCCAGCCAGGAGGACCGGGCCGGGGTGATGGTGACCCTTTATGCCCAGGTGGCCCAAACCTATCTGGTGGTGCGCACCCTGCAGGCGCGCATCTCGGCCACCAGCGAGAACATCGAATCCCAAAAGGGAGTACTGAAGCTTACCCAATCCCGCTTCAAGTGGGGCTTGGCCACCGATCTGGACGTTTCCCAGGCCCAGACGGTGCTGGGCAGTTCCCAGGCGGAGCTGCCGCCGATCAAAAGCAATCTCAACCAGGCCATGAATACCTTGGCCTTGTTGCTGGGGCTCCCCCCCAACTCCTTGGCCCCGGAACTCATGCGAACCCAGCCCATACCCGTGCCGCCGGCCGAGGTGGCGGTGGGCGTGCCGGCCGACCTGTTGCGCCAGCGGCCGGACATCAGGCGCTCCGAGCGCCAGCTCGCCGCGGCCACCGCCCGCATCGGGGTGGCCACCGCCGACCTGTATCCGCGCTTCAACCTGATCGGCTCCCTGGGCACCGCGGCCATGACCGGCGGCGATCTTTTCTCCGGGGGCAGCACTTTCTTTTCCATAGGCCCCACCATGTCTTGGAACCTGTTCGCCGGTGGCAGCATCCGCTCCCAGATAAAGGTGCGCGACGCCCAGACCGAGCAGGCGCTTTTAAGCTATGAAAGCACGGTGCTCACCGCCTTGAAAGAGGCGGAGGACGCCATGGTGGCCTTTGAGCAGGAAAAGCTGCGCCAGCAATATTTGAAGACCACGGTGGCCGCCTCGCGGCGTTCCTTGAAGTTGGCCATTCGTCTCTATAAAGAGGGGTTGCAGGACTTCCAAAGGGTGTTGGACGCCCAGCGCAACCTGTTCGACTACGACAACGCCTTGGCCGCTTCCAGGGGACAGACGGCCATTAACCTGGTCAACATCTACCAGGCCCTGGGCGGCGGCTGGGACCCGGCGGCTAAACGCGAGGCCCCGCCCAACAATGCATTGGAAACGGCCCTCCGCTAAGGCGGGGCCGCGGACCCTCAAGGGAATTTGCCATGAAAATGGGGAAAAGTAGACAGGCGCTCATCGCCTTGGCCCTGGCGGCCGGGCTCACGCTGGCGGTGGCCGGTTGCGACCGGGGAAAAGAAAAAATGGCCGCGCCGCCGGCGCCCGTGGTCACGGTGGCCACGCCGGTAACGCGCACCGTCACCGACTACGCGGTGTACACCGGCAACACCCAGGCCCAGTTCTCGGTGGACATAATGGCCCGGGTGGAAGGCCAGCTCAGAAGCGTCAATTTCGATGTGGGCAGCCATGTCAAAAAGGGGCAACTGCTCTTTGTCATCGAGCCTGAGCCCTATATGGCCAAGGTGGACATCGCCAAGGCCAACCAGGCGGTGGCCCAGGCCCAGTTGCAACTGGCCCAGGCGACCCTGGTGCGTAAGGAAAACGCCTTCAAGGACCGCGCGGTGAGCGAGGTCGACGTGATCCAGGCCAAGGCCCAGGAAGCCGAGGCCCAGGCCCAGGTGCAGGCGGCCAAGGCCCAATTGGAGCGCACCCGCATCGACTACGGCTACACCCACATTCACGCCCCCATCAGCGGCCGGGTATCGCGCAACCTGGTGGACGTGGGCAACCTGGTGGGAGCGGGCCAGACCACCAAGCTGACCTCCATCGTCATGGACGACCCCATTTACGCCTATTTCACCGTGGCCGAATCCGACGTGATGAAATACCGCGCCAACCAGCGCGACCGGGAAGTGCCCCTCAACGCACAAGGCTATCCCCTGGCCAGCCTGGGGGCGGCCATTGATCAGGATTATCCTCACAAAGGCTATTTGGACTGGATCGATAACAAGGTGGATCCCGGCACGGGCACCATTCAGATGCGCGGGGTGTTTCCCAACTCCGACGGGGTGCTGGTTCCCGGCTTGTTCGTGCGCGTTCAGGTGCCGGTTGGCGTTATAAAGGACGCCATCCTCACCGAGGACCGGGCCCTGGGGCGCGACCAGCGGGGCACCTACCTGCTCGTGGTGGACCAAGACAACGTGGTGCAGTATCGGCCGGTGGAAACCGGGCCGGTGCAAACGGACGGCAAGATAGTCATCCTCAAAGGCCTTCAGCTCAAGGACCGGGTGATCATCAACGGCTTGCAAAGGGTGCGGCCCGGCGCCAAGTGCACCCCCATGACTCCCGAGCAGGTTAAGCAAGCCCAGGCCGCCGCCCGCGAAAAAGCCATGGCCCAGCAAAAGGGCAAGGCGCCGGAAGCGGCGGCGACCAAGGAAAAGCCCGCCCAGGGCGCAAAGTAGGCGGGTTTAAATGTTCTCACGCTTTTTCATCAACCGGCCCATTTTCGCGGCGGTGGTGTCAATCGTCATCGTGCTGGGCGGCTTGCTTACCCTGGTGGGTCTGCCCATTGCCCAGTATCCCAACATAGAGCCTCCCACGGTCACCGTGACCGCCACCTATCCCGGCGCCAGCGCCACGGTGGTCTCGGCAACGGTAGCCCAGCCCATCGAGGAGCAGGTCAACGGCGTGGAGGGCATGATCTACATGTCCTCCAACAGCGCCTCGGACGGTTCATATACCCTGACCGTAACCTTCGAGACCGGCACCGACCCGGATATGGCGCAGGTGCTGGTGCAAAACCGGGTGGGCATCGCCACTCCCAAGCTGCCCGAGGACGTGCGGCGCCTGGGCGTAACCACGCTGAAGAAGTCCACCAACTTCGCCCTGTGCATCAACCTGCTCGATACCAACGGACTCTACGACGACATCTTTTTGGCCAACTACGCCACCATCAACATCAAGGATGAATTGGCCCGCGTATACGGGGTGGGCGACGTACAGGTTTACGGCGCCGGCACTTACAGCATGCGCCTGTGGCTGGACCCCCAGAAGCTCAAGACCTATAGCCTGACCACCGACGACGTGACCTCGGCCATTCAAGAGCAGAACGTGCAGGTGGCCGCCGGCGTCATCGGCCAGCAGCCGGCCCCCAAGGGCCAGAACTTCCAGCTTACGGTCAACGTGCTGGGCCGCCTGAGCGACGTATCTCAATTCGAGCAGATCATCATCAAGACCGGCTCGGACGGACGCATCGTCAGGGTCAAGGACGTGGCCCGGGTGGAGTTGGGGGCCCAGACCTATACCATCGGCAGCCAGTTGAACCAAAAGCCCACGGCCACGATCATGGTCTACCAGTTGCCGGGGGCCAACCTGCTGCAAATTTCCGACAATTGCCGCAAAGTCCTCAAGGAACTGGAACCCGGCTTTCCCGAGGGCGTGAAGGCGGAAGTCACCTACGACGCCTCGGACGTGGTGCGCGCTTCCATCGAGGAAATCGTGATGACCCTGGTCATTGCGGCCATCCTGGTCATCCTGACCGTGTTCATCTTTTTGCAGGACATCAGGGCCACCTTGATCCCGGCCATCACCATCCCGGTTTCCTTGATCGGTACCTTCGCGGTGATGGGCATCCTGGGCTTTTCCATCAACACCCTGACCCTGTTCGGATTGGTGCTGGCCATCGGCATTGTGGTGGACGACGCCATCGTAGTGGTGGAGAACTGCGCCCGCAACATAGACGAACACGGGCTCAGTTCCAAGGAAGCGGCCATCAAGTCCATGGAGGAGATCTCCGGGGCGGTGGTGGCCACCACACTGGTGCTCTTGGCCGTGTTCATCCCCACCGCCTTCATGGGGGGCATGACCGGCATCCTCTACAAGCAGTTCGCCCTGACCATCGCCACGGCCACCTTCTTCAGTTCCATCAACGCCCTGACCATGAGCCCGGCCCTTTGCGCCCTGTTGCTCCGGCCCACCAAGGAACACCGCAACTGGTTCTGGCGAGGCTTCAACGCCTTCCTGAGTTGGTCCACCAACCGCTACGAAAGCGTGGTGGGGCTGGTGGTGCACAAGATTGGCGTCTCCATGATCGTCTACCTAATCCTTTCCGGAGTGGCTTTTTACACTATGAGCCAAACCGCCACCGGCTTCGTGCCCGTGGAGGATCAGGGCTACGCGATCGGCACCATCCAACTGCCCGACGGCGCCAGCATGCAGCGCACCCAGGAGGTAATGGACAGCGTCAACAAGATAGTTGATGGCACTCCGGGCATAGCCTTCAACATCTCCTTTACCGGTCTGAACTTGCTGGACAACACCAACAACTCCAACACCGGCGGACTGATCGCCGTGTACAAGAGTTGGGGCGATCGCGCCGGCAAGCCCGGTGAGAGCCAGCCGGAGATGATGGGCCGCATCAACATGGGCATGTATCAGATCCAGGAGGCCAGGGCCATGGCCTTCCCCCCTCCGGCCCTACCCGGATTGGGCCTGGCCGGAGGATTCGAATA contains:
- a CDS encoding efflux transporter outer membrane subunit produces the protein MHLCLASLNKSRLITACLAVFLSLLVTGCMKVGPDYQPPKSQVPASWQESSDPALQKKPADLTRWWTVFNDPELTSLIKRSDSGNLDLKSAMSRVKEARAYLGVVLGQELPSVDAPASALRQQYSENDLSQSGLLGNNISLGLSASWEIDLFGRVRRQVEAAQADYQASQEDRAGVMVTLYAQVAQTYLVVRTLQARISATSENIESQKGVLKLTQSRFKWGLATDLDVSQAQTVLGSSQAELPPIKSNLNQAMNTLALLLGLPPNSLAPELMRTQPIPVPPAEVAVGVPADLLRQRPDIRRSERQLAAATARIGVATADLYPRFNLIGSLGTAAMTGGDLFSGGSTFFSIGPTMSWNLFAGGSIRSQIKVRDAQTEQALLSYESTVLTALKEAEDAMVAFEQEKLRQQYLKTTVAASRRSLKLAIRLYKEGLQDFQRVLDAQRNLFDYDNALAASRGQTAINLVNIYQALGGGWDPAAKREAPPNNALETALR
- a CDS encoding efflux RND transporter periplasmic adaptor subunit, whose amino-acid sequence is MKMGKSRQALIALALAAGLTLAVAGCDRGKEKMAAPPAPVVTVATPVTRTVTDYAVYTGNTQAQFSVDIMARVEGQLRSVNFDVGSHVKKGQLLFVIEPEPYMAKVDIAKANQAVAQAQLQLAQATLVRKENAFKDRAVSEVDVIQAKAQEAEAQAQVQAAKAQLERTRIDYGYTHIHAPISGRVSRNLVDVGNLVGAGQTTKLTSIVMDDPIYAYFTVAESDVMKYRANQRDREVPLNAQGYPLASLGAAIDQDYPHKGYLDWIDNKVDPGTGTIQMRGVFPNSDGVLVPGLFVRVQVPVGVIKDAILTEDRALGRDQRGTYLLVVDQDNVVQYRPVETGPVQTDGKIVILKGLQLKDRVIINGLQRVRPGAKCTPMTPEQVKQAQAAAREKAMAQQKGKAPEAAATKEKPAQGAK
- a CDS encoding efflux RND transporter permease subunit, with the protein product MFSRFFINRPIFAAVVSIVIVLGGLLTLVGLPIAQYPNIEPPTVTVTATYPGASATVVSATVAQPIEEQVNGVEGMIYMSSNSASDGSYTLTVTFETGTDPDMAQVLVQNRVGIATPKLPEDVRRLGVTTLKKSTNFALCINLLDTNGLYDDIFLANYATINIKDELARVYGVGDVQVYGAGTYSMRLWLDPQKLKTYSLTTDDVTSAIQEQNVQVAAGVIGQQPAPKGQNFQLTVNVLGRLSDVSQFEQIIIKTGSDGRIVRVKDVARVELGAQTYTIGSQLNQKPTATIMVYQLPGANLLQISDNCRKVLKELEPGFPEGVKAEVTYDASDVVRASIEEIVMTLVIAAILVILTVFIFLQDIRATLIPAITIPVSLIGTFAVMGILGFSINTLTLFGLVLAIGIVVDDAIVVVENCARNIDEHGLSSKEAAIKSMEEISGAVVATTLVLLAVFIPTAFMGGMTGILYKQFALTIATATFFSSINALTMSPALCALLLRPTKEHRNWFWRGFNAFLSWSTNRYESVVGLVVHKIGVSMIVYLILSGVAFYTMSQTATGFVPVEDQGYAIGTIQLPDGASMQRTQEVMDSVNKIVDGTPGIAFNISFTGLNLLDNTNNSNTGGLIAVYKSWGDRAGKPGESQPEMMGRINMGMYQIQEARAMAFPPPALPGLGLAGGFEYQLQDRGATGVQNLEEITNELIRDGNVTPGLTGMYTTFRADVPQLFVNVDRTKVKTLNVPLSTVFNTLQAYLGSAYVNDFNKFGRTFQVNMQAEARFRAKAEDIARLQVRNANGDMVPMATLASIQSTVGPQVLPRFNLYPAATIRGNAAPGYSSGQAIDLLKTLSEQKLPSSMGYAWSGITYQEVVAGGTGSVVFVVAVIFVFLVLAAQYESWKLPMPVILAVPLALLGAFVAVQLRSLDNNVYTQIGLVLLVGLATKNAILIVEFARDLHSEGKGIVEAAMDASRLRFRPILMTAFSFILGTLPLVVATGAGAGARVALGTAVFGGMLAATFLGVVFVPGLFVLFERMGSKKKNAQTAKPPAAPSAGQAATDGEGS